In Flavobacterium sp. WV_118_3, one DNA window encodes the following:
- the der gene encoding ribosome biogenesis GTPase Der produces MNNIVAIVGRPNVGKSTFFNRLIQRRDAIVDSVSGVTRDRNYGKSEWNGKEFSVIDTGGYIKGSDDIFEGEIRRQVELAIDEADAIIFMVDVEEGITPMDDEVAKLLRKVTKPVLLAVNKVDNAMREKDAFEFYNLGLGEYYTIAGMNGSGTGELLDALVELLPELPDAVEEENPLPRFAVVGRPNAGKSSFINALIGEDRFVVTDIAGTTRDAIDTKYNRFGFEFNLVDTAGIRRKAKVKEDLEFYSVMRSIRAIEHSDVCILMIDATRGFEGQDQSIFWLAEKNRKGVVILVNKWDLVEKDTMSTRDYEARIRQEIAPFTDVPILFVSALTKQRLLKALETAVEVYENRKQRIATSKFNELMLPIIEHTPPPALKGKYIKIKYCMQLPTPTPQFVFFANLPQYVKDPYKRFIENKLRENYNFSGVPIDIYFRQK; encoded by the coding sequence ATGAATAATATCGTAGCCATAGTAGGAAGGCCCAATGTAGGAAAATCCACTTTTTTCAACCGATTGATTCAGCGTCGTGATGCCATTGTCGATTCGGTAAGTGGTGTTACCCGCGACCGTAACTACGGAAAAAGTGAATGGAATGGAAAAGAGTTCTCGGTGATCGACACCGGAGGATATATTAAAGGTTCCGACGATATTTTTGAAGGCGAAATCCGCCGTCAGGTAGAATTGGCTATCGATGAAGCCGACGCGATCATTTTTATGGTCGATGTGGAAGAAGGCATCACCCCGATGGACGATGAAGTGGCAAAACTGTTGCGTAAAGTGACCAAACCCGTTTTGCTTGCCGTAAACAAAGTAGACAATGCCATGCGTGAAAAAGACGCATTCGAATTTTATAACCTTGGGCTGGGCGAATACTATACTATTGCCGGGATGAACGGAAGTGGAACCGGTGAATTACTGGACGCTTTAGTCGAATTATTACCGGAACTTCCGGATGCAGTGGAAGAAGAAAATCCGCTACCGCGTTTTGCTGTAGTAGGACGACCAAATGCCGGAAAATCGTCGTTTATCAATGCGCTGATCGGTGAAGACCGTTTTGTGGTAACCGATATCGCCGGAACAACCCGTGATGCGATCGACACCAAATACAACCGTTTCGGATTTGAATTTAACTTAGTAGATACGGCCGGAATCCGTAGAAAAGCCAAGGTAAAGGAAGATTTGGAGTTCTATTCCGTGATGCGTTCCATTCGTGCGATTGAGCACAGTGATGTTTGTATCCTGATGATCGATGCTACCCGTGGTTTTGAAGGACAGGATCAGAGTATTTTCTGGTTGGCCGAAAAGAACCGAAAAGGAGTGGTAATTCTGGTAAACAAATGGGATTTGGTTGAAAAAGACACTATGTCAACACGTGATTATGAAGCGAGAATCCGTCAGGAGATTGCACCGTTTACCGATGTGCCGATCCTGTTTGTATCTGCATTGACCAAACAACGACTTTTAAAGGCTCTGGAAACCGCTGTTGAGGTTTATGAAAACCGTAAGCAACGTATTGCGACTTCAAAATTCAACGAGTTGATGTTGCCTATTATCGAGCATACGCCACCACCGGCTTTAAAAGGGAAATACATTAAAATTAAATACTGTATGCAGTTGCCAACACCAACGCCTCAGTTTGTGTTTTTTGCCAATTTGCCACAGTATGTTAAAGATCCGTATAAACGTTTTATTGAAAACAAATTACGTGAGAATTATAACTTTTCAGGTGTTCCGATTGATATTTATTTCAGACAGAAATAG
- the era gene encoding GTPase Era, with amino-acid sequence MAHKAGFVNIIGNPNVGKSTLMNAFVGERLSIITSKAQTTRHRILGIVNGDDFQILFSDTPGIIKPAYELQSSMMDFVKSAFEDADILVYMVEIGEKELKDEAFFNKIIHAKIPVLLLLNKIDKSNQEQLEEQVNLWKEKVPNAEIYPISALENFNVSTVFDRIIELLPESPAYYPKDALTDKPERFFVNETIREKILLHYEKEIPYSVEIETEEFKEDDDIIRIRAVIMVERDTQKGIIIGHKGAAIKKVGIEARQDLEKFFGKKIHIEMFVKVNKDWRNSSYQLRRFGYNNK; translated from the coding sequence ATGGCACACAAAGCAGGTTTTGTTAACATCATCGGGAATCCCAATGTCGGTAAATCGACATTGATGAATGCCTTTGTTGGCGAACGCCTTTCTATTATAACGTCTAAAGCACAAACCACCCGTCACCGTATTCTGGGAATTGTAAACGGAGACGATTTTCAAATCCTGTTTTCCGATACACCGGGAATCATCAAACCGGCGTATGAATTACAGTCGTCGATGATGGATTTTGTAAAATCTGCTTTCGAAGATGCCGACATACTGGTATATATGGTCGAAATAGGAGAGAAGGAATTAAAAGACGAAGCGTTCTTTAACAAGATCATCCACGCCAAAATCCCGGTATTGTTGTTGTTAAACAAAATCGACAAATCCAACCAGGAACAACTGGAAGAACAGGTAAACCTTTGGAAAGAAAAAGTGCCGAATGCCGAAATTTATCCAATTTCAGCCCTTGAAAATTTTAACGTAAGCACCGTATTCGACAGAATTATTGAATTATTACCGGAATCGCCGGCCTATTATCCGAAAGATGCGTTAACCGATAAGCCGGAACGTTTCTTTGTAAACGAAACCATTCGTGAAAAAATTCTGTTGCATTACGAAAAAGAAATTCCGTATTCCGTAGAAATCGAAACCGAAGAATTTAAGGAAGACGATGATATCATACGGATCCGGGCGGTGATCATGGTAGAACGCGATACGCAAAAAGGAATCATCATCGGACATAAAGGTGCTGCGATCAAAAAAGTAGGAATCGAAGCCCGACAAGACCTTGAGAAATTTTTTGGAAAGAAAATCCATATCGAAATGTTCGTAAAAGTGAACAAAGACTGGAGAAACAGCAGTTACCAGTTACGTCGTTTCGGATACAACAATAAATAA